A window of Mesotoga sp. Brook.08.105.5.1 genomic DNA:
CCGTATGTGAAAACGGTCCTCTTATCTAGTCATGCAAGATCGGTAGTTGTAGATGGAAGCAATATAGTATTCTCGAAGAGCGAACATGCCGATCTTAACAGAATCGATAACCTCTTCCTTAGAATGTCGTTTTGTAGAATCGCCTTGTTCCCTTACAGGATCGTCTTTGATGCCAACATCAGGTATACTCTCGGCGGTTTCCAGCAGGAAAGCCTTAACAGACTGCTCTCGTTGCCACAAGTTGAGACCTATTCACCTGCTGATGATAGGATAATCTTCCTCGCGAGAGAGAACAACTCAGTGGTTGTCACCTACGATAGATTCCTGGATCATTTGGTTGATGATATAAAGATAGTGCGGCCGGAGGACATAGATGAAAGTCTCAGACTTTGATTACGATCTTCCACAAGAATTGATTGCTCAGGAACCCGCTGATCCGAGAGACAGCTCTCGACTGCTGGTGATCAACAGGGAGACAGGCCTATTTGAACACAGAGTCTTCTCAGAAATCACTGAACTCCTTCGTCCGGGTGATGTTCTGGTGTTGAACAACAGTCGGGTCGTCCCGGCGAGACTAATAGGTAGAAAGGAAACAGGTGCCAGTGTGGAAGCCCTCTTGATAGAAAAACTGGGCTCAGGCCTCTGGAAAGCGATAGTGAGACCTGGTTCCAAGATCAAGCTGGGAAATGAGCTTATCTTCAGAAGCATCTCTTGTAAGGTCGTAGAACACTGTGAAGACTCTAGCAGGGTCCTTGACTTCCATGGAGCTGCCGATGAAGAGATAAAAGAAGCCGGTCTTCTTGCGATTCCTC
This region includes:
- a CDS encoding S-adenosylmethionine:tRNA ribosyltransferase-isomerase translates to MKVSDFDYDLPQELIAQEPADPRDSSRLLVINRETGLFEHRVFSEITELLRPGDVLVLNNSRVVPARLIGRKETGASVEALLIEKLGSGLWKAIVRPGSKIKLGNELIFRSISCKVVEHCEDSSRVLDFHGAADEEIKEAGLLAIPPYIHKYPDNPESYQTVYSQREGSVAAPTAGLHFTDELLGSIESKGVAIEYITLHVGIGTFRPVKS